In Acomys russatus chromosome 26, mAcoRus1.1, whole genome shotgun sequence, a genomic segment contains:
- the Gipc1 gene encoding PDZ domain-containing protein GIPC1 → MPLGLGRRKKAPPLVENEEAEPSRSGLGVGEPGPLGGSGAGESQMGLPPPPAALRPRLVFHTQLAHGSPTGRIEGFTNVKELYGKIAEAFRLPAAEVMFCTLNTHKVDMDKLLGGQIGLEDFIFAHVKGQRKEVEVFKSEDALGLTITDNGAGYAFIKRIKEGSVIDHIQLISVGDMIEAINGQSLLGCRHYEVARLLKELPRGRTFTLKLTEPRKAFDMISQRSAGGHHGSGPQLGTGRGTLRLRSRGPATVEDLPSAFEEKAIEKVDDLLESYMGIRDTELAATMVELGKDKRNPDELAEALDERLGDFAFPDEFVFDVWGAIGDAKVGRY, encoded by the exons ATGCCACTGGGACTGGGGCGGCGGAAGAAAGCGCCTCCTCTGGTGGAAaatgaggaggcagagccaagccGGAGCGGGCTGGGAGTTGGGGAGCCCGGGCCCCTGGGTGGAAGTGGAGCAGGGGAATCCCAAATGGGCTTGCCCCCACCTCCCGCTGCCCTCCGGCCTCGCCTCGTGTTCCACACCCAGCTGGCTCACGGCAGCCCCACGGGCCGCATCGAGGGCTTCACCAATGTCAAGGAGCTCTATGGCAAGATCGCTGAGGCCTTCAGACTACCAGCTGCGGAG GTGATGTTCTGCACCCTCAACACCCATAAGGTGGACATGGACAAGCTCCTGGGGGGCCAGATCGGGCTGGAGGACTTCATCTTTGCTCACGTCAAGGGGCAGCGCAAAGAGGTGGAAGTGTTCAAGTCTGAGGATGCTCTGGGCCTCACCATCACCGACAACGGGGCTGGCTATGCCTTCATTAAG CGCATCAAGGAAGGCAGTGTGATTGACCACATCCAGCTCATCAGCGTGGGTGACATGATTGAAGCCATCAACGGGCAGAGCCTGCTGGGCTGTCGGCATTATGAGGTTGCCAGGCTCCTCAAGGAGCTGCCCCGAGGCCGCACCTtcaccctcaaactcacagagcctcGGAAGGCCTTCG ATATGATCAGTCAGCGCTCAGCGGGTGGCCACCATGGCTCAGGCCCACAACTGGGCACTGGCCGAGGGACCCTTCGGCTCCGATCTCGGGGCCCTGCCACGGTAGAGGATCTG CCATCGGCCTTTGAGGAAAAGGCCATTGAGAAGGTGGATGACTTGCTAGAGAGCTACATGGGCATCAGAGACACAGAGCTGG CTGCCACCATGGTGGAGCTGGGAAAAGACAAACGGAACCCAGACGAACTGGCAGAGGCCCTGGATGAACGGCTCGGAGACTTTGCATTCCCAGACGAATTCGTCTTTGATGTCTGGGGAGCCATCGGGGATGCCAAGGTTGGCCGCTACTAA
- the Ptger1 gene encoding prostaglandin E2 receptor EP1 subtype codes for MSPCGLNLSLADEATTCATPRVPNTSVVLPASDSGTSPALPIFSMTLGAVSNVLALALLAQVAGRLRRRRSAATFLLFVASLLTIDLAGHVIPGALVLRLYAAGHAPAGGACHFLGGCMVFFGLCPLLLGCGMAVERCVGVTQPLLHAARVSVARARLALAVLAAMALAVALLPLAHVGRYELQYPGTWCFISLGPPGGWRQALLAGLFAGLGLAALLAALVCNTLSGLALLRARWRRRRSRRFTEATGPDDRRRWGSRGPRLASVSSASSIASASATLRSSRGGGSTRRIHAHDVEMVGQLVGIMVVSCICWSPLLVLVVLAVGGWNTSSLQRPLFLAVRLASWNQILDPWVYILLRQTMLRQLLRLLPLRAGAKGGPTELGLTKSAWEASSLRSSRHSGFSHL; via the exons ATGAGCCCCTGTGGGCTTAACCTGAGCCTGGCGGATGAGGCAACAACGTGTGCAACACCCAGGGTCCCCAACACCTCTGTGGTGCTGCCAGCAAGCGATTCTGGCACGTCACCAGCACTGCCTATCTTCTCCATGACGCTGGGTGCCGTGTCCAACGTGCTGGCGCTGGCGCTGCTGGCACAGGTTGCAGGCCGTCTGCGGCGCCGTCGCTCAGCTGCCACCTTCCTATTGTTCGTCGCCAGCCTGCTGACCATCGACCTGGCAGGCCATGTGATCCCGGGTGCCCTGGTGCTTCGCCTCTATGCTGCAGGACATGCGCCTGCTGGCGGGGCCTGTCATTTCCTGGGCGGCTGCATGGTCTTCTTTGGCCTGTGCCCACTCTTGCTTGGCTGCGGCATGGCCGTGGAGCGCTGCGTGGGTGTCACGCAGCCTCTGCTCCACGCGGCGCGAGTGTCGGTTGCCCGCGCACGCCTGGCACTAGCCGTGCTGGCCGCTATGGCTTTGGCAGTGGCACTGCTGCCGCTAGCACACGTGGGTCGCTACGAGCTACAGTACCCTGGCACCTGGTGTTTCATTAGCCTTGGGCCTCCTGGAGGCTGGCGCCAGGCGTTGCTTGCCGGCCTCTTCGCAGGTCTTGGCCTGGCCGCTCTCCTTGCGGCACTCGTGTGCAATACGCTCAGCGGCCTGGCGCTCCTGCGTGCCCGCTGGAGGCGTCGCCGGTCTCGACGTTTCACAGAGGCCACAGGTCCCGACGATCGCCGGCGCTGGGGGTCTCGTGGACCCCGCTTGGCCTCCGTCTCGTCTGCCTCATCCATTGCTTCAGCTTCTGCCACCCTCCGCAGCTCTCGGGGCGGCGGCTCAACGCGCAGGATTCATGCGCACGACGTGGAAATGGTGGGCCAGCTCGTGGGCATCATGGTGGTGTCGTGCATCTGCTGGAGCCCCCTGCTG gtgttggtggtgttggcCGTCGGGGGCTGGAACACTAGCTCCCTGCAGCGGCCGCTCTTTCTGGCTGTGCGCCTCGCGTCGTGGAACCAGATCCTGGACCCATGGGTGTACATCCTGTTGCGCCAGACCATGCTGCGCCAACTGCTTCGCCTCCTACCCCTGAGGGCAGGTGCCAAGGGTGGCCCAACAGAGCTGGGCCTAACCAAGAGTGCCTGGGAGGCCAGTTCACTACGTAGTTCCCGGCACAGTGGCTTTAGCCACCTCTGA